In the genome of Bacteroidales bacterium, the window AGTGGGGTCCCTATGTTTTGAATGATCAGATACGGCAGATATCCGATGCGGATTTAAAATTCAATCCCGCCGATTTCGGCCTTTCAACAGGAACTGAAGAATCGGATTACATGTTTCTTAATATCGGCCCGCAGCATCCCGGAACACACGGCTTGTTGCGATTGATCCTCCAGCTCGATGGTGAAGATATTGTTGAAGTGGTTCCCGATATTGGCTTCCATCACCGGGGTGCCGAAAAAATGGGCGAACGGCAGTCCTGGCACACCTTTATTCCATACACCGACAGGATCGATTACCTGGGTGGTGTGCTCAACAACATGGCCTACTTGCTGTCGGTTGAGAAAATTGCAGGCATTGAAGTGCCTGACAGGGCCAAATTCATCCGGATCATGATGAGCGAACTGTTCAGAATAGGCAGCCACCTTGTCTGGTTCGGCACCTATGCACAAGACCTTGGCCAGATGTCACCTGTATTCTACGCTTTCAACGACCGCGAAAGAATGTATGACATTGTGGGCGCAGTTACCGGAGGCCGCATGCATCCGTCGTGGTTCAGGATCGGCGGAGTTGCCCATGACCTGCCGGATGGATGGGAAAAGCTTGTCGGAGATTTCATCGAATACTTCCCTAAAAGAATCCGTGAATTTGAAAAGGAAACTATAAAGAACAGGATATTCAAGGCGCGTACAATAGGAATCGGAGCCTATACAGCCGAAGAAGCCATAGAATGGGGCGTTACAGGACCCGGATTGAGATCTACCGGAGTTTCATGGGATTACAGGAAGACCAGACCTTACTCCGGGTTCGAGAACTTTGATTTTGATGTGCCAATAGGCAAAAACGGCGACTGTTATGACCGTTCAACTGTAAGGATTGAAGAGATGAGGCAAAGCCTGCGGATTATTAAACAATGCCTGGATAACATGCCTTCCGGTTCTTACAAATCAGATCATCCGCTAACGACACCTCCCCTGAAAGACAAAACTATGAAAGATATTGAAACACTGATCACCCATTTTCTCGGGGTTACATGGGGGCCGGTAATTCCGCCCGGTGAAGCCATGATCCCCACGGAAGCCGCAAAAGGAAGCAACGCTTATTATCTTGTCAGTGACGGCAATACTTCATCGCACAGGACAAGGATCAGGACTCCGACCTTTGCCCATTTACAGATGCTTCCCCTGATCAGTAAAGGATATACGATTCCGGACCTGCTGTCGATCCTGGGCGCAATGGACATTGTGCTGGCCGACCTTGACCGGTAACCGATTGTTACAAATGAAATGTTAACCTATGCTAAGCCCTCACGAAAAAGAAGAAATACAAAAGGAAATAGCACTCTATCCCTATGCCCAGGCGGCCTGTATTGATGCGTTGAAAGTAGTACAGGAACACAGGGGATGGATATCTGATGAAGCTATCAGGGATGTGGCCGAAGAATTATCCATGTCGGTAACTGAAGTAGACAGCATTGCCACGTTTTATACACGTTTATACCGCAAACCCGTTGGCCGCAATGTAATTCTGATTTGCGACAGTGTCAGCTGCATGGTTATGGGCTATGAAACCGTTTATAAACGCATATCGGATATTCTTTCCATACGCTTCGGGGAAACCACACCTGACGGAAGGTTCACCCTGTTACCCATTTCCTGTCTCGGCGATTGTGACCATGCGCCTTCACTGATGATCAACAATGACCTGTACCACGATATAGCTCCTGAGCAGGTCCAAACTCTGCTTGACCGATACAAATAAGCTATGGAAAAGCCTTTGACAAAATACATACTGCCCGATAAGGATCCTCTGGATTTTGCAGCCTATTCAAAAGAAGGTGGCTATGCGGGGGTTGACAAGGCATTGAAGCAGATGGCTCCCGACGAAGTGACAAACCTGGTGAAAGATTCCACTTTACAGGGTCGCGGAGGCGCCGGATTCCCTACAGGAATGAAATGGAGCCTCACGCTTAAAAATCCGGGCGGATCAGGACTCAAGTACCTCATCACCAATGCCGATGAAATGGAACCGGGTGCCTTTAAAGACAGGTATCTGCTTGAAGGGAACCCTCACCAGCTCATCTCCGGTATGATCATAGCCGCCTATGCCATCCAGGCTCAGAAGGCTTACATTTTTCTCAGATGGGCTTACAAAAAGGCGGAAGTCATTCTCAAAAAGGCAATAGACGAAGCATACAAAGCAGGTTACCTCGGAAACAACATCCTGGGTACCGGTTACAGTCTCGATATGTACCTGCATTCAAGTGCCGGAAGGTACATCTGCGGTGAAGAAACCGCACTGATCAACTCACTTGAAGGAAAGCGCGGCCTTCCACGATCGAAACCACCGTTCCCGGGCACAAGCGGACTGTTTGGTCAGCCTACGGTGGTTAATAATGTGGAGACCCTTTCGTGGATTTCCCATATTGTTGAGAATGGCGCTGACTGGTTTAAGAAATTAAGCCTTACCGGCGAAGGAGGAACCAAAATTTACGGTGTAAGCGGAAGGGTGAAAAAGCCCGGCTTGTGGGAGCTTCCTATGGGCACACCATTGAGGGAAGTGCTGATGGATTATGCAGGCGGTATGCAGGATGGCTATGAGCTTAGGGGAATTATTCCCGGTGGCGGTTCAACCGATTTCATGACACCCGATCATCTTGATGTTCCCCTTGATTTCAAAGGAACTGTGAGTGCAGGCAGCAGGCTGGGAACCGGAACGATGATCATCCTGGATGATAAAACCTGCCCTGTCGCATTTATAAAAAATCTTATAAGCTTCTTTTCAGCTGAAAGCTGCGGATGGTGTACTCCGTGCCGCGAGGGACTGCCCTGGACCGACAAGATCCTGCAGGCCTTTGAAGAAGGAAGAGGTAAAATGGAATACCTCGATACCCTGTCATTTCATACCCGGTATATGGGCCCGGGAAACACATTCTGTGCCCATGCTCCCGGAGCTATGGAACCTTTGCAGAGCGGGCTGAAATATTTCCGCGACGATTTCATCAGGCATATACATGAAAAAAGTTGTCCCTGGAGGTAATGTAATGGTGAAAATTCAGATAGATAATCGAATATATGAGGTTGAAGAAGGAAAGAACCTTCTTGAAGCCTGTATTGCCCTGGGCATTGACCTTCCCTATTTCTGCTATCATCCTGCCATGGGATCGGTAGGCGCCTGCAGGCAATGTGCAGTGAAAAAGTACGCAAATGCCGACGACAAAAAAGGCAGGATCATTATGGCCTGCATGGAACCGGTGGCTGAAGGACTGAACATTTCGGTGAAGGATATACAGGCGGCTGATTTCAGGGCATCGGTGATTGAAGGGCTGATGACCAATCACCCTCATGATTGCCCTGTTTGCGACGAAGGAGGCGAATGTCATCTCCAGGATATGACTGTAATGACAGGCCACAATTACAGGCGTTTCGACTTCAAAAAAAGAACATACGTAAACCAGTACCTGGGTCCGTTCATTCATCATGAAATGAACCGGTGTATCCAATGCTACAGGTGCGTACGATTTTACAGGGATTATGCAGGAGGGAACGACCTGAATGTTTTCAGTTCGGCCAACCATGTGTATTTCGGCCGCGAAAAAGAGGGAATCCTCGAAAGTGAATTCAGTGGAAACCTTGTTGAGGTTTGTCCCACAGGGGTTTTTACAGATAAAACCCTTCAGAAGCATTACACCCGAAAATGGGATCTCACAAACACTCCTTCGGTTTGTGTACACTGCAGCCTCGGGTGCAACACCTTGCTCAGTGAAAGATACGGTACCGTGCGCCGAACAATGAGCCGGTATAATGGTGAAGTAAATAGCTACTTTTTATGCGACAGGGGCCGCTTTGGCTATGAATTCATCAACCACCCTGAAAGAATAAAACATGTACTTGCCAGGCAACAGGATGACAGCTTCAATGAGGCTAACTTTTCTTCAGTTGCCGGACGAATTCAAAAAGGCAAAATAATAGGGATCGGCTCACCCCGGGCATCCCTTGAATCAAATTTCGCCCTGATGAGGCTTACCGGAAAAGATAAATTTTTCCATGGTGTCAGTCAACGTGAATTCAACACCATCAAGAGAGCAATTGAAATGATGCAGCAGGATGGAGTGCACATTCCATCGCTGCGGGAAACTGAAAAGGCCGATGCCATTCTTATAGTTGGCGAAGACATTACCCAGACCGCGCCGGTTCTGGCATTGTCGATCAGGCAGGCAGTGAGGAACAAAGCGCTGGCTTATGCCGAAAGCATGAAAATTCCGGCATGGAATGACACCTCTGCCCGTGAAATCGGACAGGATGTACGAAGCCCTCTATATATCATCAACAGCCATACAACAAAACTGGAGGACATTGCCAAAAAGGCACTATATGTTAGCCCTGAGGAAATAAGCCGCACGGCATTTGCCTTAGCCAATGCAATCAATAAGTCGGCGCCGGAAGTAACTGATATTGCCGACAATATAAAGGAAATCACAAAGAATGTGGCTGCAGATCTGCTTGCCGCTGAAAGGCCGTTAATCATAGCCGGCACTGCCCGGGGAGATGAAAAGATTTCGGATGCAGTAGAAAATCTTGTGACTGCCCTTGTATCAGCCGGTAAAACGCCATGGGTGATGTACACTTTCAGCGAATGCAACAGCGTAGGTCTCGGAATGATGGAAGGCAGGAGTCTTTCGGATGCCTTTGACACCATGCAGAATGAACCCGGAAACACTGTTGTCATTCTTGAAAACGACCTGTTTAAAAAGGAAGAAGAAGAATC includes:
- the nuoC gene encoding NADH-quinone oxidoreductase subunit C/D; the protein is MNNDPSLISEIIAKFGDSAIVENQAAADGTPTLWVKDDHVKEVLRYLKTGVAQPFNMLYDLTATDDRRKRNRNEAERDFTVVYHLTSIGRNEDVRIKTSLSGEYPSIKSITDIWPSANWYEREVYDMYGISFTGHPNLRRILLPATWNGHPLRKEYAARATEWGPYVLNDQIRQISDADLKFNPADFGLSTGTEESDYMFLNIGPQHPGTHGLLRLILQLDGEDIVEVVPDIGFHHRGAEKMGERQSWHTFIPYTDRIDYLGGVLNNMAYLLSVEKIAGIEVPDRAKFIRIMMSELFRIGSHLVWFGTYAQDLGQMSPVFYAFNDRERMYDIVGAVTGGRMHPSWFRIGGVAHDLPDGWEKLVGDFIEYFPKRIREFEKETIKNRIFKARTIGIGAYTAEEAIEWGVTGPGLRSTGVSWDYRKTRPYSGFENFDFDVPIGKNGDCYDRSTVRIEEMRQSLRIIKQCLDNMPSGSYKSDHPLTTPPLKDKTMKDIETLITHFLGVTWGPVIPPGEAMIPTEAAKGSNAYYLVSDGNTSSHRTRIRTPTFAHLQMLPLISKGYTIPDLLSILGAMDIVLADLDR
- the nuoE gene encoding NADH-quinone oxidoreductase subunit NuoE translates to MLSPHEKEEIQKEIALYPYAQAACIDALKVVQEHRGWISDEAIRDVAEELSMSVTEVDSIATFYTRLYRKPVGRNVILICDSVSCMVMGYETVYKRISDILSIRFGETTPDGRFTLLPISCLGDCDHAPSLMINNDLYHDIAPEQVQTLLDRYK
- the nuoF gene encoding NADH-quinone oxidoreductase subunit NuoF, with the protein product MEKPLTKYILPDKDPLDFAAYSKEGGYAGVDKALKQMAPDEVTNLVKDSTLQGRGGAGFPTGMKWSLTLKNPGGSGLKYLITNADEMEPGAFKDRYLLEGNPHQLISGMIIAAYAIQAQKAYIFLRWAYKKAEVILKKAIDEAYKAGYLGNNILGTGYSLDMYLHSSAGRYICGEETALINSLEGKRGLPRSKPPFPGTSGLFGQPTVVNNVETLSWISHIVENGADWFKKLSLTGEGGTKIYGVSGRVKKPGLWELPMGTPLREVLMDYAGGMQDGYELRGIIPGGGSTDFMTPDHLDVPLDFKGTVSAGSRLGTGTMIILDDKTCPVAFIKNLISFFSAESCGWCTPCREGLPWTDKILQAFEEGRGKMEYLDTLSFHTRYMGPGNTFCAHAPGAMEPLQSGLKYFRDDFIRHIHEKSCPWR
- the nuoG gene encoding NADH-quinone oxidoreductase subunit NuoG, with the translated sequence MKKVVPGGNVMVKIQIDNRIYEVEEGKNLLEACIALGIDLPYFCYHPAMGSVGACRQCAVKKYANADDKKGRIIMACMEPVAEGLNISVKDIQAADFRASVIEGLMTNHPHDCPVCDEGGECHLQDMTVMTGHNYRRFDFKKRTYVNQYLGPFIHHEMNRCIQCYRCVRFYRDYAGGNDLNVFSSANHVYFGREKEGILESEFSGNLVEVCPTGVFTDKTLQKHYTRKWDLTNTPSVCVHCSLGCNTLLSERYGTVRRTMSRYNGEVNSYFLCDRGRFGYEFINHPERIKHVLARQQDDSFNEANFSSVAGRIQKGKIIGIGSPRASLESNFALMRLTGKDKFFHGVSQREFNTIKRAIEMMQQDGVHIPSLRETEKADAILIVGEDITQTAPVLALSIRQAVRNKALAYAESMKIPAWNDTSAREIGQDVRSPLYIINSHTTKLEDIAKKALYVSPEEISRTAFALANAINKSAPEVTDIADNIKEITKNVAADLLAAERPLIIAGTARGDEKISDAVENLVTALVSAGKTPWVMYTFSECNSVGLGMMEGRSLSDAFDTMQNEPGNTVVILENDLFKKEEEESVKKAFAGAEFVILMDHFLHSSAKLADAILPAATYAESSGTLVNNEGRAQRFYPVLPDHHEAKESWKWLDQLKQITSNESEKIIHFDDLVETMTQYYPDFVPIRKSLPNSAIRYFNEKIARQTQRYSGRTAITANISVSEPKPPEDDDSPLKFSMEGFMGVPPANLTPYYWWPGWNSPQAINKYLDEPNGSNRNFDPGIRLIEGNASQRIVYKTDVPKKNSPEKGTLQLFAVAAIFGSEELSARGVAISSRIPEPFILISSKQKDTAGIQDDTSVQVTLNNTILTLKVKTDDSMPEGAAGISWPLPGLPFLNLPATGKIITGNSNNTK